One Arachis hypogaea cultivar Tifrunner chromosome 18, arahy.Tifrunner.gnm2.J5K5, whole genome shotgun sequence genomic window, TTAACAGTCTTAAGTTTAATCTAAACTCTAGAGTAGGAACTTTGCAAAATCATTTAGCTAAAAACGAGCATTCAGGATTCTGTAAAACTGATCCAGGGAAACATTTATGTGCATGTTCATGTTTTGTGAAACAGAAAGAAATATTGGATTATGGTATGTTAGTTGTTTACATGAACTGGTAAAGGCGCACAAAAATCAACCGGAGGTTATGCACAAAAGCATCATCTTGGTTGTAGCTACCTATCTAAACCTTGGTTATGAATAAAACCAGCTTCATCACAATCTTAGTTCAGTGACAAACAAATCAAACTCTAAATAACAAGAATTGTCTGATACGTATGATTTTCAAGGTTGCTTTCTACAGTTTCTGTGTTGAACCACTTCTCCAAAAGATAAGGTTAAGGAAGTTGTCAAATATTTCACCAAGAGATTTTTTTAGTTAGAAGGCTTTAATACTGCTTAGCCATATTTGCAGCATCGGCTCATGCTACTGCTACTTATTTCAGGAAGGACTATAAATTCCGATCCACGGTCAAGCCCAGCTTCCACTAGAGTAATAATCCATGGTCATCATCCCAATGAAAAGAAAATGGGAAAAGGAGACACGAAAAAGCTCATACTTCTCCCGAGCTCAATAGAAGAGCTTTTCAGAGTAGCAGGTAAGTTTATTTAGAGCATTTTTCATATCACCAATAAACCATCTGATTCAATAGAAGTTACTCCACAGTAAAGGTCAAGAAATTGATGCACAAGGAGTGATGTTCTACAATGAAAAATTGTTGTACTGGCAACATTTGTAACATTATGATTTTACCAGTTAATTGTGTTCCTAGAATCAAGAAGACTGAGCTGAATTTTGTCATCTATGTCTGCAGAGAAAAAGTTCGGTAAAAGAGCGAGAAAAATTCTTATGGCGGATGGCTCAGAAGTAGAAGAAATAAACGTCTTAAGAGATCATGACGAGTTATACATCTTCTAATGATCAAATTCAAGACATCTAGATGAGGCCGTTTTGGTCTTTGTGATATGATGCTGTGTTTCTAGACGGTTTAATCAAACAAGCCCGGGATGCACTGTAAGTAACTATATTAGAAATTTACAATGACAAAAACAGGTATCCATTCAATATCGAGGAATTAATTTGTTGTATAAGCATAGAAAAATCCAGAGTGATACCTTTGGCTAGAGTATATCAGTCTCTGTTGAGCATGTCAAGAACAGCATAAGCAGCCTTTTGGAAATGATTCTTCTCTTCATCCAAAGTTCGTTTCTTATCCAGAGCAGAGCCTTTACATTTCTCTATCTCTTCCTCTATTAGAACagaattttgattgatttcactGTAACCATAAAGGAACATAAAATTTCAGAACATATATATCACTCTCTAACAAATAAGTGATTAGCCATCTCACGTGATCATCTTAAGCATGTTCTCCATGATCGCTTGTGCTTCGTGTGATATCTCTTCACGGTAACCATGATCCAAGTCAAACAGAGAAAAAAATCAGTGATCGGTGTCAAAAACCTAACAGCTCAATGTTGCTAAAGATTCTGTGACGCCACGCTTTTGAGACAACTCAAGTTCAGTTAGAATGAAAGAGAGTTCGTTAAATTGTAGCTGAAGTCTTCTATCTCAGCTAATTTATTCAGCAACACTTGAAATCAGATTTatcaatagttttttttttttttatccagAAAGGATCTATCtcgaactagatctaaaaatgtgaatatgCTTCATATTCGAATTCTCTATAGATTTTCTTTATTACATTTCCTTGCATGTTTTATCTTCTCATAATCGGAAAAACGAAGCATAACTAAGAATTCCTTCTGTAATCTTAAAAACGCAATGATTCATCTCGAATTTACAAATTCAAAATCACATCTCCTGAGATTTGAAGAAACAATTACGTTTTAGTGATTTACAGCAGTTATTAGTGAAATGAAAACTAATTAACGAGCGCGCGCAGATGAAAATGCTTCTCACCGTAGACGAGAGAACAAAGTTgattttcaggttctggttcgtGAGGTGGCGGAGGAACTGCATCTGAAGACGCCATCGTCGCCGATAAGATTTCTCACTCTGCTTTTCCGCACTTGGTTATCGGGATGGGAGATTCAAATAACAACTGAACGCGCGTTTTTGCTTTTGTTTCGAATTTTCCGCAATTTATAGGGTAAAAGACGTGGTTCAAGAGTTTCCTATTTTGCCCTTATAGGGTTTTGTCTTGCTCGCGGCCCATATTGTTACAGAAACAGTTTTAATAAAATACAATTTGGTaaatatttatcattattttgttgtaaaataaataaataaataaataaaataaatataaaatagagaagtgtgaataaaatattttagtattaatattttttaatattattatctcaatataactgagataatttatttattttttgataattcaCTCTTTTATATGTTGTAacgtacatatatataaaaaaaagtgttttaTGTTAATCTTGTGTGTGTTTTATTTCAGACCATGCTCTCCCTATTTATACAGATATAAAGTTTACATTTTCAAACTTCATTAAGTTAATTCATTTTAAGAACTTGAGTCTTCTACTATTGAAAAAAGTGAACtgtctatattataaaaaaaaagtcacGTATCATTAAATAGGTTATCACAATATTTTTCATTGAATGTCTATTTAGGATCATACCTCATTAAAATCTTACTAAAAAAATCTAATGAAAAagaactttagtgaaggaaaaagaatttAATATCATTTGTGATGAAGATtgtctcattaaaaaccttgttaaGAAAAATCTAATAGGGATAAAAACCTAACCAAGAAAAAGAGTACAATCTCTCCTTCTTGTCGAtattatttaatatctcgaaatcggcgcatactaatctgatgtaccaatctttcaaacgaagattttggaagtgactttaTAAATAAATCTATCAGATTATTACTTGAGCGGATTTGttagatattaattatttttttattttgaaagtcatgagtgaagaagaactTGAGAGAAATATACTTTGTtatatcacctttgatgtattcacccttaagttgagcaatgcatgcagtattatcttcaaacagaatAGTTGGAGCTAATATTtcacatgatgatagaatatattgtgttgagttaagaaattaactaacataattgatgatgacaaacattagatTATTGGGTTAATTATCcaattagttttaattaaatttggttaagtgttgcaggccaaaaagaaagaaagaagcagTCCAATAGGATGGAGataaaaccagaaacacaaacgGGCTATAACTCACTTAAAACCCAAATTGATTGAGCAAGGAATTCAAAATGGGCTGAATGGTAAGTGAATATAATCCAAGCCCAAGTCATTCCTCTCAAGCTGAATTCTCCAAGGAGTAAAGCAAAATGAATCAGACGGGCCAAGCAAATtaaacccgatccaagcccgattgCTTCTCTCATTCAAACCCTTCCAATTTGCTTTCACCAAAAGCAACGTACACTTTTTCCTAATCAGTCAGAActcagaaagagaaagagaaagagaaagcttagTCCCTAAGTtgttcaccaaagaagcaagaaagagaaggttaagtAAAAGGTTGAAGTCTAATCACCCACATCAAACTGTATCAAGAAGTCAGAAGTTAAAAGGTGATTTCATTTCCTTATACATGCATCAtatcttcttctcttcattttcAACATTCTGTCTATCCATTATGGGTTACCTGGGAAAGATGATCTCTACTCTTCACTGCTGTGCATCTACGGTCATAAGTGTGTCTTGAGGACCAAGTTGTTTTTCAATGGCCAAGATATGGGTTTACCATTGAAGATATCTGTTTCTGCTGTCctgtggctttcggtcaacaagagaaggtcagaaccaaagtttctactttgaggattaatgggaaaaagtgagatggtGAGTTGGTGAAGCACAAAGCTCGAGAGTTGACCTAGGAGAGAGCAAATcaacaacatgcaaggagatacaaaagaagttGGTTCACCATTCAGAAGCCAAGGAAAGATAACCAGTGTTCTTGAGGTGTATGTTCTGAGAAGagctctctgaagaagttcatctactTAGACAGTGCTTTCTAGTCAAAGGAGCATTCTGCcagaatgaagaactgaatcagaggctagcaaatctggtttatcacatagcaaagaggctgttgaagagtcaatctccttcatgttttacatattgtaatttacttttcaatgtttatctttctgtaatttcttgaggtaaaaggTTGAATGAGAGAGTCATTGAAAGAGCCTAAGAGAGAAAAAGACAGAGAGATATAcctgagagaaaagcctagagttatttcatATTTCTTTAGGTTAagtctgtgtcttgtatcttatacctgtgaggtatctctttcttagttgggtgagtactaagagtgaatagttaggtgttagcataaccaagtcaagttaggttagaacttgagtgtgaaaggattgtgtcaatcctgtgaaattggtgtatgtaatactttaactatagtgaaaatttcacattgttgtggtggagactggacgtaggttgcattgcacaaaggcaaccaaaccaggatacatgatggtgtcagcttctctcttctttgctctgttctgttttctgatattcatgagacaaaatgaaattgtctaataaattttccgctgctgagttcaaacagatttAGATTgcaagtttgttttaaaagggttatttcagtaacttaaaagaaggtcatagattcaacccctttCTCTAAGCCTTTTACAACCTTCATATTGGATTAAACTCCTTAGCCAAAATACTCGCGACTTCCTTCATGTATCGCTAATATTTCatcatgattagaggatgttgttgctatcgtctgttttgtaaatctccatgatatagctgtattaCCATATGTGAATCTTGTTTGAGATCTTTTTTTGTgtagatcagacaagtatcctgcATCTGCATAGCTAACTAATTGTGATTTGGATTTATATGGATAAAACAGTCCAATATCAACTGTTCCATGAATATATTGAAATTTGTTTCATTCTATTCTAATGTCTTCTAGTTGGAGAGAAATTATATATTGCTAGTAAATATGTCAGAtcatgtattattagcaagataaaTTAGTGCTTCAATGATActgagatatggtacttcaggaccaatgatatcttcattttcttccttaggatggaattgatcctttttcacatctaaagaccttacgatcattcgaatacttaatggatgtgacttatccatataaaatctttttaatatcttttctgTATAAGTTGTTTGATGGATAAAGATCCCATTGTTTGTATATTTGATCTACAAGTTgaaacaaaatttagtctttttaagatttttcatttcaaactcttcttatagagcttttataattgttagaatcttttcaagagttccaatgatatttaaatcatcaacacaCATAGCAGTTATAataaatccagatgcagatttctttataaaaatatatgggtagatatcatcatttttgaatctttttttggTCAGATACTCAATAAGACGATTAGACCATATTCGTCTAAATTGCTTTATACTATATAAAGATCTCTACAATTTGAATAAGTATAACTCCTAAAAATATTCATTGGatagtttagatatctttagtccttcaagaattttcatatagatatcatgaTCTAATAATCCGTATAAATAAGTTGTCACCACATCTATTatatgcatatgtagtttatggtatgcagataaaataatcaaataacgcaatgttattacATCTACTAcaggagaatatattttttttataatttataccgGGTCTTTATGAAAAATCTTGTATCACAAGTCGACGTTTGTAACGtataacttcatttttctcatttcgttttctcacaaatatccctctatatccaacaggttttaaatcttctggtgtacggactacaggttcaaaaacttcacgttttgcaagtgagtctaactcagccttcatagcTTCTTCCCATTTCGGCCAATTATTATTTTGTCATTATTCGATTGTTCTTGGCTCAATATCCTTACTTTCATACATGATgtgtaatgccacattatatgcaaatatgtcattgataattattttatttcagttcTATTTTTCtcctataaaaatatattttattgagATCTcattattttcacaatttttcaGGCACTTGAACCTCTTCTGGCATCAAAACTATATTAGAATTTTAGATAATTGTTAATGTCATTTCTATGTCTTTATCTTTTTTAACAGGAGTACTATTTGTCTTGGTAATATCAAAtgcctctcttctttttcgaagttttttatttttggaaccaATTGGTCTACCACGCTTCTGGCATGTACTTGTTTCAGTAGATATTTGTCCAACTGAAATATCAATTTAAATTGGGACATTTTCAACTAGTATGTAGGATTTGGTTATcctattttgataaaaaaatgcaTCAAGTAATTCAATTGTTAATCTTGTATAattttttgaacttctagttcacactGTCCTAATCGTGAGTCTAGATGCATTAACAATGATATATTTCAATTAAGTTCTTTTTTTCAAGTGGCTTATTCTCCACCCGAATGTTGGAAATATTGATTCATTAAAATAACAATCTGCAAATCGAACTTTAAACATATCTCctatttgtatctcaagatacctcactatagagggggAATCATATTCCActtaaattttcaatttctttgGAGTTTCATTTTGGTGAGAGAAGGTGTGGCAATTGGGACATATATCGCACATCCAAATATTCTCAAATAGAAAATATTTGACTGctagccaaaagctaattgcaggGGAGAAAAATGATAGTAACTTGTTGACCTCTGTAACATCCCAACTTTTTGAATCAAGtcattttttaataactaattaattaattaaaatggtaatgatttaatatttgaatttaaaattaaacataTGAAAACACTAGTGGTAGTAAATCTCTAACCGACAATAAACAACCTTTTAAAATATAGTCATAattaattctatatttattaaatttgaatgatatttagttatataaaaagataataatactaGCTCTATTCTTTAAGTTcagtataaaatcaaatttaaattaaattaggtaGATAAATCAGTTACAAGTTCATAGTAGAAAATCACGCTTTTAACAGCTAACCTGATATACTAATAGTATTTCGAGAATATCTCAAGCTGTGGTTATCCGATTGACTTTGTTTAAGATTCGTTTTAAAGCTAATTCAATTCTCTATAAATTAGTCTCTAATAGCTATTTCCAAATTCTAAACGTAGAAAAAGTTATAGGGATCATAAAGTGACAATCCAGATTGAAGATTTCACCTAAATGCCTCCTAACATAATCTGCACATACCTGAGAGCTATTTGATCATTCATTTCTcattctattccctttttctatacAAAAAATTCTAGTATACACAAAGTCTAGCTATGGAACAAGTCTCTCTTCACTAACAAACTGCATCTATTTGCATCGGAATACCTATCGGAACTTCACTCGAGGTAGGGGGttttatgctaatttttatgTCATATGTTAAATGTTTTTAGATATAGATGTTAGCATTACATGTCATGATATAATGTCTCTTTCCTTCATACGCATTATGCATTATAATAACAATCTTATGTGCATtaaagaactgagggaatgatctttTGATAAGGGAATGTGacccccaaagataagataatcgagatgatttttcggtaagggaaggtgatcgaattgagatgatccttcggtaagggaaggtgatcgataaACTTTTGGGAACCttctgtaagggaaggagactcccatcaattttataataatatatatcttAGTTGTCATAACTTCCTTcatgtgtatgtctaaataaccttgattgtaaattgaactgagggaatgatccttcggtaagggaaggtgaccccaaagacaagatatcgatatgatccttcggtaagagaaggtgatcgatcgagatgatccttcggtaagggaaggtgatcgccaaaacatttgggataagaaccttcggtaagggaagtggactcccaccttttataccggtttgagctcaataccttccataaaagctacgagaaaaagtaatgaaaagtgtgatcatgattgttcttcttttatctttttttatttatgattttgtttATTATTGCATTCAAAGATCCTTCTTTTTTCCAAAGTTCTTTTTGTATGATGTATGATATTgtttaagatatttattttattcagatCTATTCTGTTTGACTTATCTATGGCAATGTTactattcttctcttatttattatttattttgtcttgCTTTATGGCCTATGAGAACATCATACCAAGGTTTATGAGTTTACCTTTATATGTTTTAACGCTATAGGCATTTTGTATGCATCACACAtgtcataacataagtaaatgagaAGCATCTAAAAGTCACACCACTCTGACTAACAAggacttttgaaaataataattgaacaacattgcattatcactgtttttattttaaaactcaaAGTGGCTGGAGATGGATACGATGACACCATATAGATAAACTACTGAGAAACTTTTGTTTCTCACCCCTCTCTCCGTACCATCTTCAGGAAGGATGCGGCACAAAGCAATACACTGCTCAGTTGAGGTGAAAAAATAAGTGCGCTATTAGGAGCGAGCTATCAAGAACGTAGATACGAAACATTAAGAGTTTATCTTAAGAAGGAAGAATAGGCGATTGTT contains:
- the LOC112771996 gene encoding uncharacterized protein, whose protein sequence is MASSDAVPPPPHEPEPENQLCSLVYEISHEAQAIMENMLKMITEINQNSVLIEEEIEKCKGSALDKKRTLDEEKNHFQKAAYAVLDMLNRD